One Chondrinema litorale genomic window, TAAAGCCACTACGGGAGAAGCTTTTCTAGTCATCACCAGAAAAAATAGGAGTGCAATGGTAATGACTCCGAGAAACGCCAAATTCATATTTACTTTAAATCAATACTTTCCTTAATATAGCTAAATATTGATTTAAATGAAGAAAAAAGGCGAATCTATCATACACAGATTCGCCATCGGATTTAATTTGGCTTTAATTGCTTCACAGTTCTATTTCATTAATTTGTTTGATGTCTCTTGAAGAAGCTCCTGATTGAATTTGGTATTTGCCGTTTTCTAATACCCATTTAGATTGAGTTTCATTCCAGTAGCGAAGGTCAGCAACTGGTATAGCAACAGTTACTATCTCTGACTCAGCCGGATTGATGATTTGGGTTTTAGTAAAAGCTTTCAACTCTTTTTCAGGTCGATCAATTTTAGTCTCTGGTATCGATAAATAAAACTGAACTACTTCTTTTCCTGTTTTTTCGCCAATATTATGCACTGTTACGGAAGCGTAAATGGTATCGTTTGACAAAGTCACTTCCATATCTCCATATTCAAAATTGGTGTAAGATAAGCAGTTTTTAAATGCTGGTATTCCTTGGAAAGAAGATTACTGGATTAACAATCGATTTGTTACGCTTGCATATTATTCATTGGTAGATATGAAAGTGACAGCACCGGTAGCAGGAGAATACCACGACGAGATTGCTTGGTTCGATTTTGCTGACTTGCCAGAAATGTGGATGGACCATAAATCTATAGCTATGGAAGCTAGAAATAGATTAAAAGATGATATTAAACGTGAGCATATTGTCTATAATTTACTACCAAAGCAGTTTACTATGCCAGATTTACACCAGCTACATCAAGATATTTTGGAGCAAGAAGTTGAAAGAAGCAGGTTCCAAAAAAAGATGTTGGGCACAGGTATTTTTGAGCGTTTACCCAAATTGCAAAAAGAAACTCCGGGTAGAAATCCTTATTTATATCGAATAAAAGAGTAAATGACATTTCGTGGGAAAATACATTATTTTCATTATTTATTGGTAGAAATTATCATTTTTGTAAATTGCTACTGATTGAAGCAATTCCTATTTGTGAGTTTTTTTTGTAAAGGCGTCTATAAATTATTAATTTTCTAAATAGATTGATGTCTGTTGCTTTAAATAACTTGAGCAATA contains:
- a CDS encoding fibronectin type III-like domain-contianing protein, which produces MEVTLSNDTIYASVTVHNIGEKTGKEVVQFYLSIPETKIDRPEKELKAFTKTQIINPAESEIVTVAIPVADLRYWNETQSKWVLENGKYQIQSGASSRDIKQINEIEL
- a CDS encoding NUDIX hydrolase, which gives rise to MKVTAPVAGEYHDEIAWFDFADLPEMWMDHKSIAMEARNRLKDDIKREHIVYNLLPKQFTMPDLHQLHQDILEQEVERSRFQKKMLGTGIFERLPKLQKETPGRNPYLYRIKE